From one Triticum aestivum cultivar Chinese Spring chromosome 4B, IWGSC CS RefSeq v2.1, whole genome shotgun sequence genomic stretch:
- the LOC123091695 gene encoding uncharacterized protein, whose amino-acid sequence MGISKVTGIAATALLVSSLALRQAGVRAAATAPILATSCVAYVVTVASHTAVNLPWILGKTPSGRFPLWSAVLFGPFLMLARTYAKVKRFLRKENVYDEIAQGLYLGGWPFMPKHLPPGDPSVVDCTCELPRSSFVKVDEYVCLATWDTRAPLPSQIEFAARWACEKRAQRKPVYVHCAFGHGRSACVMCAILVATGVAENWKDAENVIRGRRKIKMNALHRKTLEDWSKSRVVQKKDN is encoded by the exons ATGGGGATCTCCAAGGTGACGGGCATCGCCGCGACGGCGCTCCTCGTCTCGTCCCTCGCCCTGCGGCAGGCCGGCGTGAGGGCCGCCGCCACGGCCCCCATCCTCGCTACCAGCTGCGTCGCCTACGTCGTCACCGTCGCGTCCCACACCGCCGTCAACCTGCCCTGGATCCTGGGCAAGACCCCGTCGGGCCGGTTCCCCCTCTGGTCGGCCGTGCTCTTCGGCCCCTTCCTGATGCTGGCACGCACGTACGCCAAGGTGAAGAGGTTCCTCAGGAAGGAGAACGTGTACGACGAGATCGCCCAGGGGCTCTACCTCGGGGGCTGGCCGTTCATGCCAAAGCACCTGCCTCCCGGGGATCCGTCCGTCGTAGATTGCACGTGTGAGCTGCCGAGGAGCTCGTTTGTGAAGGTGGATGAGTATGTCTGTCTTGCTACTTGGGATACCAGGGCCCCGTTACCGTCCCAGATCGAATTCGCGGCGCGGTGGGCCTGCGAGAAGAGAGCCCAGCGGAAGCCCGTCTATGTCCACTGCGCATTTG GTCATGGAAGAAGTGCCTGTGTCATGTGCGCAATTCTAGTGGCGACGGGCGTTGCCGAAAACTGGAAAGATGCTGAAAACGTCATCCGAGGAAGGAGGAAGATCAAAATGAACGCTCTTCACCGCAAAACTTTGGAAGATTGGTCCAAAAGTCGAGTTGTCCAGAAAAAAGATAATTAA